A segment of the Leptospira barantonii genome:
CAAAAGGCAAAAGTATGAAACCAGAACCAACTCAGCTTCAAAAACCGGATCTTACGATTCATAGAATTTTCGAAACTCTCAGCGTGATCGCTTTCGTTTTTTTATCCGTCTATTTGGGCTTTCGGCTTTTTCAAATCCTTGAGAACGATTCCGTTTCGAATTCGTATCTGACCTGGGCGATTCCTTCGGTCGTTTTGTTGTCCTGGCTCGGTGCGGATTTTATATCGGGTTTGGTTCATTTTTTGGGGGACAGCGTCGGTTCCGAAACGACTCCGATTTTCGGTCCGGCTTTTATCTTCCCGTTTCGAGATCATCACGTCGATCCCAAGGGAATCACGAGACACGATTTTATAGAAACGAACGGAAACAATTGTCTGGTTTCCCTTCCTATATTAGTATATTATGTTTTCTTTTGGGAATCGTCCGGCGTGATCAGTTCTCTGATCGCTTTGTTTTGGTTCTTTCTTTTGTGGGGAATTTTTGCGACGAATCAGATTCACAAATGGGCGCATCAGGATTCTCCGAACGTTTTTGTGAAAACATTACAAAAATATAAACTGATTTTGGGTCCAGTTCACCACAAGGTTCACCACACCCCGCCTCACGACACGTATTTCTGCATCACGACCGGTTGGTTGAATCCGATTTTGAAAAGTTTGAAGTTTTACGACGCGCTTCGTTGGATTCTTCGGATTCCGCCCGCGATCAAAACGGAAACGATAACCGAACCGTAACGGGAACGCAGGCCAGAAGGAAATAACCTTCTCCGAAAATTCTATAGACTTGATTTTTCTGAAAAGAATTTTCGAAAAGAAGAATCTGAGTCGGAATCCAATAACCCAAACTCAGAAATAAAAATTCGGGAAGAATCGATCCTTGGTTTTTCCCGATCCAAAAAAGATTCAAACCCATGCCGATTGCGGCTAACGTAAATACGGATTTTTTCAACGTGTTCGGCGAGATCCGTTTTAGAATGGATTCCGCGTTTTCCTTTCGGTCGATTTCCCTTTCCATATAAGAATTCACGAACGAGTTGCACAACGCCGCGATAAAAAACAACGAACAGGGAATCCAGGTTTCCGAGAACGTATTCTCGGTTAAAAGGATCGGTCCGAACCAAACCCCCGCCGTATAAAGAACCGCGACCGAACATTCCTTCCAAAAAAAGGAAACTTGCAAATACGCAAATACCACGTGCAGAAATACGAAACTTCCTATGATCAAAGCGACGGTCCAAACCCATTCTCGAAGAAACAGAATTCCACAAACGAAACAAACGATCGCCGTGAGCAAGGTCGCAATACTTAAGAAAATTCTGTTTTTATAATGGAACGTATGGCGTTGATTTTCGCTTTTTTCGCGCAGTTTCCAGCCGTCCACGAGATGGTCCGCGCTGTAGATCACCCAAACGGCGGCGGGTAACAAAAACCAAAATGCGGTTCTCATTTTGGTATGGAGAATGGAGGAAGCAAACCAAGCCGAGGCTACGGAGCCGCACACTATGTCCACGCTCAATACATTCCAATAGTAGAATATTCTTTTGAAGAATGCGCGGATCATTTTTTCTGAAGACGGAGTTCGATTCCTTCCTTTTGAAAACGGGAATGAAGCAGTTTGATGAATTCGTGTTTGATCGGGAACTGATCCGTGAACTCGAGCGAAGGAAGAACGACCTTAAAGTCGATCGAATTCTCCCCAAACTTTTGATAAGCGAAGGAGACTTCCTGAGAAGACGGCGTCTTGTAGAATTTTCCGAGAACTTCCTTTCCGATTTCGATCGAAAGGGATTCCACCTTTTCCAAATCGGATTGATAAGCGACTCCGACTTCTATCTGAATCGAAAATTCTTTCGTGGGTAGATCGAAGTTAGTAAAAACCGAGGAAGCCATCACCGAGTTTGGAACCACGATCGTGCTGTTGTTGAATCTTCGGATCGTAGTACTTCTCCAAGTGATGTCTTGCACGTAACCTTCCAGATTCTCCCCTTGAAGCCGAACGTAATCGCCTTTTTTGAGTTGTTTGCCGAGCAGAATACTTAGGCCCGAGAATAAATTCGAAAGAGTGGGTTGCAATCCCAATGCGACCGCAAGACCTCCGACTCCGAGAGCTCCTAAGATCGGCGCGATCGAAATTCCGAGCGATTGTAAAACCAAAAGGACGCCAATGGCGAATAACGTGATTCGGATTACGTTGCTGATGATGGACGCGGAAGAGAGCAAACCTTCCGTTTTTTCGGAATACGTTTCGAACACGGCGGAAAAAAGATGAACGAGCGCGAACGTCAAAAGGATGATCGAAAGAATTCTGAATCCTAAAAAGAGGGATTCTCCGGAAACGGAAATCGGTTTTAAGAATTGAAGAAACAAAAAGGACGCGAGCAGAAAGAACAATAAGCGGATGATTCTTCTTCCCGCTTTATAAAGAGGATGTGAACTCGGAATTTTATTCTGAAACAAAACGCCGGACAATCGTGGAACGATTCTATCCCCCAATATATAACCGAAAAATAATACGAATAGAAAAATTCCCGTCGCCGTTCCGAGCTCCGTTAGAAATTCCTTCGAGAACCAGGTCTGCGGAAAGTTCCAATCCATGAAACATAGTTTTCAGTCGAATCCCAATCGTGCAAGGCCAAATCGTTTTCGTTTCACTTCGCGTAACATTCGAAAAATAAAATCGAACTATTAAACGAGGTGAAAATGAAAAAGTTTTTTTCGGTTCTCGTTCTCTTTACGGTTCTTTCCCTAAACGCTTCCGAAATCAATAAAACGTTATGGAAGAATCTTGCGATCGACGGTTATGATCCGGTGGCGTATTTCACTTTGGGAAGACCGGTTGAGGGTAAAACGGAATTTTCATTTCGTTGGAAGGACGCGGATTGGAGATTTTCCTCCGCTGAAAATCTAAAACTCTTTCGTGAACATCCGGAACAATACGCCCCTCAGTTCGGCGGTTATTGCGCTTACGGAATCGCGATGGGTGAAAAGGTAAACATCGATCCGAATCAATGGAAGATCGTGGACGGAAAGTTGTATCTCAACTACGATCACGACGTCCAAGTTCTTTGGGAAAAGGACACTTCCGGTTGGATTCGAAAAGCTCGGGAAAAATGGGACGCGATTAAACTAAAATAAAAAACGGAACCGGAGTTCTTCTTTGTCCTATTTGTGTCCGTTTTCGTTCAAATCGTTCCCGTAAAACTATGTCTTCTGTTTAAATTTTCGATTTTAGGATGACAGGATAAAAAACATCTTCATTCTACTCCAGAATTAAGGAGAACAGGGAACGGATGTCCAGCCTGCTTGATTTATTTAAAAGGAAGAACGACAAATCGATTCGTTGGGAAGAATTGCCGAATCTGCATTCCGATTCGGAAGACCCCGATTTATTAATCCGAAGTTTGATTTCGGAAAAACTTTCGCTCGGAATTCGCGAAGTCGTTTTTTGCCTTCCCGGAAAAGAGGCGGAGTCCCTCAAAAAATCCAATGATTTTTTAAAACTCGTGCGGGATCTGAAACAAGGCGGTTTTACGATCTCTTCCGCGGACAGCGATAAGATTCTTTCCGGTACGGGAGAATCCTCCGAAAAGTTTTTTCAATTTTTGAGGAATCGTTCGCACAATAGTTCGTGTCTTGTTTGGACTCGTCACGGGGTCGCGTCCGAAATCGAATCACAATATCATGATTTTCTAAAGCACCCTCATCCGATTCACGGACATGAATTCGAGCCGTTTCGTCCTTCAAGGTTTACGATCCGCGTAAAACTTCTCTCCATCGTTTCCGCGATCATCATGATCAGCATGAGTTTGATGATTACGATGGCCACGTATTTTTTTAGAATGTACAGCGAGATTCTCATCCAGGAATACAATCTTTCTTTGGCGAGAATGACCGGTCTTCAACTGAGCGGACAATTGAAGGAAACAACGCGTAAGATTCAGGACTTCCGCCCGGCAGAATCCGAAAAATTCTTTCGAGCCAACTCGAACGCGGTCGCCTACGTACGTTTTCGTTCGAAACCCGGAGACTCGGTTCGTGAAATCAGTTCCTTGTTTTGGAATTTGAAGTTTCTAAAAAACAATTCCGTTTCGGGTGTTCCCGATCCTGAAACTCTGAAAGCCGCTCTTGAAAAAGCGTCTTCTCGTTTATCCGGTGCATTAGAAGTATTGAATGTTTCTTCCGAGTTCGGTTTTCCGGCCGTTGCGGTTTTGCTTCCGGTCGAAAACGGAACCGAAATTTCGGGTTTGGTTTTTTCCGCCACGGAATTTTTGGATTCCTTTCTTGCGGTAAGACAAACCGACTTCTTTCAGATGTCCGTGGTCGATTCTTCCGGAAATCTGATCGCACATTCCAACGATAAGGAGGCGATTTCGGGTAAGGATTATAAAAAACATCCGCTTGTGGAGAATATGCTCCGTAGCCCTTCCGATAACGGATCACAACGTTTCGATTTCGAAGGCAGAGAAGTGTTGGGTTCCTATCAACAATTGGAAGTGGGGGGCCTGGGAATCATTTCCACGTTAGACGCCGATCTCGCCTTCGAAGCCGTTTACAAAATCAGAAGACAGAATCTTCTCATCATGATCTCGGTGTTGTCCGTCGCTTTTTTCGTCGTGTTCGTGTTTTCCAGAACTCTTACGATTCCGATCATTCAACTTCTTTCCGCTACGAGAAAGGTCGAACAGGGAAATTATCACGTAGATATACGAGCGACCACACACGACGAGGTCGGGGTTCTCACCAATTCGTTCTTAAGAATGGCCAGAGGACTTGAAGAAAGGGAAAAAATCAAAAGCACTTTCGGTAAGTTCGTAAACAAGGAGATCGCCGAACGCGCGTTATCTTCCGATCTCAAACTGGGCGGAGAAAACCGGGAAGTCACGGTATTCTTTTCCGATTTGAGAAACTTCACCGGGATGTCCGAGAAAATGAAACCGGAAGAGGTGGTCGAATTTTTAAATCAATACTTCACCGAAATGGTGGAATGTATTCATCTTACGCAAGGAATCGTGGATAAGTTTATCGGAGACGCGGTTATGGCGCATTGGGGCGCGCTCGTCTACGACGGAAACGAACCGAAAAACGCGATCAACGCCGCCCTGTTAATGCGAAGAGCCTTGATCGAGTTCAACCGAAAGGGACACGAAATCGGAAGACCGTTTACCCGTTTCGGTTGCGGAATCAACTCGGGTCCCGTGATCGTGGGGCAGATCGGTTCCGAAAAAAAATTGGAATTCACCGTGATCGGCGACACGGTCAATCTCGCTTCCAGAATCGAATACTTAAACAAAGAATTCGGAACGGACATTCTGATTTCCGAAACTACTTATCAACAAGGAAAGGATCATTTTAACTTCGTGGAACTTCCTCCCGTTTGGATTCGGGGAAAGGAAAAGCCGCAGTCCATCTACGCGGTGTTAGGTTGGAAAGACGATCAGGATTGTCCTAAGTCCTTGGAAGAATTGCGCGTGTTGTGCGGAATTCCGGATCCCGAATCGCCTTCTCGGTCCTTGGCATGAATCTATATTCTGAATTTCGAAAGGAAATTCATGTGGGAGCCTTATCTCTCCTCGCACTCACGGCTTCTCTTTTTCTTTTTTGGAGAGAAGGCGCCGCGGATTTCGGAGAGGGGAGAAAAGAAACCGTAGGAAACATCACGTTCAAATACAAAACCGCGCAGAGAAAATTCTCGGATAGAATGATCTGGCAGGACGTGGAACAGAACTTTCCGATCTTCAATCACGACTCGGTGAGAACGGACGAACTTTCGGAAGCCGTGGTCACACTAACTTCGGGAACCAAGTTCGAATTGGATCCGAGATCCATGATCGTAATCAATCTTAAGGAAGAAGAGGAACTCATCGAATTGGAAGAGGGTTCCGTGCGGGTTCAATCGGGCAAGTCCGTAAGTTTGATTTCCGCTAAGAATACTCTGAAGTCCTCCAACGAACCGAGCCTGTTTCGTATAACGCGTGAGTCCACCGGAGAAAATCTTGTCGAACTCGCCAAAGGAAAACTAAAATGGATGGGCTCCGACCAATCGGGCGGAGAAATACAGGAAGGCCAAAAGGCGAAAATCACGGACTACGTTTCGATTCCCGTTAAGGAAGAATGGAAACTGATCGAACCGGAAGACAATCACAGGATTTTTCCGGAAACCGGAGAAGCGAAGATCGGATTCAGATGGAAATCGGATCCGAATTCTCAAGTCGGATTATTGGAAATTTCGTTAAACCGAAGTTTTAATCCGATCATTCTCAAAAAAGAATTTAAGGGAGAATTTTCGGACGCGAATCTTCCCGAAGGGATCTACTACTGGAGACTCGTTTCCATCGATAAGAAAAAGATCTCCGATGTTCGCAAGTTTAGAATTCTTCCCAATCCTCCGGTCACATTACTCTTTCCTTTGAAGAATACGAGCTTGGAAGGAACTTCTTTACAATCCTTTCGTTGGAAACCTTCCCGATTGGCGACCGGTTATATTCTTGAAATTTCCGAATCGGCCGATTTTAAATCGGGTTTAAGACAACTTACGGTTTTTAAAACTTCGATATCGCTTCCTTTGTCCGGCGGAAAATATCATTGGAGAGTGAAGTCGTTCTCCAATTTACCCGGAACTGAATCCGTTTCCGAGGCCCGATCCTTTCAGGTGGAAAAAACGGAGATCGCACAAACGAACGTCGAGCCGGAAAATTCTTCCCTTGCTAATGCGACATCGCCGAAAGCGGAGGAAAACGTTCCGGCCTCCAACGTTGCGGCAAACGGCGGGGCTAATACGACTTCCGTTAATACGAACGGTATAAAAAACGAAAAGGAAAATTCTTCAATTCCCACCCTCGTGTTTCCGATCAAAGGAAGAACCGTGGATATGACGGGACAGAATTCGATCGTGTTCCGATGGAAACACAGTGCGAACTCCAAGAACGAAAAATGGAGTCTAAATCTTTACGGGGCCGGAGGGGAATCCATTCTCAAACGGTCCGTTAACGGAGAATCTTTTCGGCTTACCGATCTGAGCGTGTTGGACGTGGGAAAATTCTCCTGGACATTGGTCCAAGAAGGGAACGAAACAAATCAAACCAAAGCGGATTTTAAAATCGTATTGAGAGAAGACTTGGCCGCGCCAGAAACGAAAACGAGCGGCAAAAAAGGGGAATAGACGATTGAAATCTTTAGCGGGAAAAATTCTACTTCTGCTTTGCTTGTTTATTAGCTATTCTGCATATTCGGAAGATAAAAAATACACCTTTTACATAGAATGGAACGAGGTGAAGGGAAACAACGGATATAAGGTGGAAGTTCGCAAAACGTCGACTCCCGAAACTCTTTTCGCGGAGGAAAAGGTGGTCACGAACAGCTTGGAATTCCTGATTCCTGCGGGAGAATACGAGTTTAGAATTTCGGCTCTCAATCGTTTCGGAAAACCTTCTTCGTGGAGCCAATGGTCTTCGTTTCTTGTGGAACACGATCGACCCAAAAGCGTTTATGAAGCGGAGAAAAAACAGGCGGTGACCGGAGTTTCCACTTGGAAAGTCTGGGTTCCGGGTTTGCTTCCGATCGAAAGAAAGGAATACAAAAAAGCTTCTTTGATTTTTTTATGGTTCGGTGCGCTCGCGGTTGCGGGTAACGCGGAAAGAATGGCGGGGAATTCGCTTTCTCAATCCTCCTCGAACGATCCCGCGTTTTTAACGTTAGCCGCCTTGACGACTCCTCTTCCCGTATCCTTTTATCTGATTCATCAAAGGGACGAGGATAAAAAAGAATACAAAAACCATCAAAATAATCAAGTGGGAATAGGCGTCTTAGCCCTTTTGAGTTACGGCTTGAACGTGTGGTTGGAAAAACGTTCTTTTCAATCCACCACCGTTTTGATAGAATCAAAATCGGAAGGACTATCCAGATGGAATCAGCCGAACATACAACCGAATTCTTTTCTTTCCCTGGGAAGAATCGAACTCAGTTTTCGAAAGGAGTTCGAGTGATTCGAAATAATATTCTGAAATTCGTATATTCTATTTTTCTACTTTTATTTTTCGGGACCGGGTGTTCGGTTCCGTTTCCCGGCGATACTTCCGGCGTTTTGCTTCTCGCCCTTTTGAATTCGAATGCAAGCAATGGCGGCGGTGGGACGACCGATCCGGTTCTTTCATATAAGTTTCTTTTTGTGACGAACGGGACCACATCCGGGCAATTGGGAGGAGGAACTCGAACCGGTGGAGATAGTATTTGCGCGAACGAAAAGAACAACAATTTTGCTTCTTTACCGGGAACTGGAACCGATTATAAGGCTTTGATCGTAACGAACGTCGGGCCGACACGCATTGCCTGCACGACGGCTTATTGTACGAACCCGGCTGAAAATTCCAATTGGGTTCTTTCGCCGAATCAAGCCTATTATAAAGGCACCACCGCATCTCCCGTAAAAGTGTTTACTACGAACTCGGCGGGGATTGTCGTTTTCCCCACACCCGGACTATTGACCAATATAGACCCCAGCGCCGGTGTGTTATGGTGGACCGGCTTGAGCACCGATTGGACGGTCAGTACGACTGAGATTTGCAACAATTGGTCGGATGGAACAGGTGGATCGAATGGAGCTTATGGCATGGGGAATGCGACGAATGACACTTCCATTTCCTTTTTCTCCGAAGCGTGCAACCTTTCGAAGCGGCTCGTTTGTGTTCGGCAATGACTTCGTTTTAATAAATGCTTTGATACGCGCTCTTATATCGGATCTTTCGAAATCGTTTTCGCAATTCGATAGAGTTCGTTTTCGTTCGGGCCGTATAAATTCCACTGAATCACATCCGCTCCTAGAAAACGTTTCCATCTCCAGTCCAAATCGGATGTCGATCTCCGAGGCGCGTGATTTTCTATGTTTGCTAATCCGGCTTCGTCTAACGTGTTTTTTTCGGTGATCGAAAACCACCAAAGAAGAATCGGTTTTGCACCGGACGGACTTTTGAGTTGTCCTCGGCTGATCCCGTTGTCGGCGCCTTGTTCCGTAAACGAGAATCCCACAGCTTCGAAGCAGATTCTCGGGTCGTGACCGGTGCCGACCGCGAACAATTCCCTTTTTAAAATCAGATAATTCTCACCCGAAACATACACCGCGATCCGAGGATCTTTTAAGGTGGAATCCGCATCCAATTGAAACGTATTGATCTGCGCCGGCCAAGAATGGGTTTTGATCGGAATCAATCGGTTTGAAAACAAGAAGCCGATCGTCAACAAAGGAAGAATCAGCCAAAGAATTTTCGAAGGAGAACGCAAAACTACATTCGAAAAATTGAATTCTTTTTGATCTCGATTCGGAAAAATCAAAGAAAGAATTGCGAGAGGGACAACAACTCCGCAGACAAAAAGAATCACTCCGATGAATTCGTGTCTCCAAGTTCCCGCGGGAATCTGAAACAAAACTAAAAAACAAATTCGGCAAAGATTGGAAAAAAACCAAAGAGGAAGAAGCGCAAACCCGATCACGGTTGCACCGCTCCGATCGGATCGAAGCGCAAACGCGGCTCCGATGAGAATCGATGCGAGCCCCATCTTCATTCCTTCACAAACACGATCCACCAGGAACCATTCTCCGTGAAATAGGATTTGATTGCCGACCGCGATCGAACCCTTGTCCACAAGTTGAATGAATTGAACGGCGATTTCAGTCACGATCAAACGAAGTTTGTAACCCACGAACAAAGAACCGAAACCGGTGATCGGCGGAATGGCAAAGATCAAAAACGGAGCGGGCCATGCGAATCGAATTCCTCCGAGATGAATCACGGAAATGATATTCCAAAAAGAGCCGATCCATACAAGACTGAGTCTTTGGAATGCGATTCCGAAAATCACGAATAGAGTTCCCGGCAAAAAAGTAAGAATCGTTTTTTTAAAATTGGAAATCGTTTCCGGTTCCGTTCGAGATCGTATAAAAAGAGGAAGAAACAAAACCGGATACAATTCAAAAACGGAACGCGCGCTCAAAAGATCCTGTCCGACTCTGATCATCGGAATCAGACAGACGATCGAAAGAAATCCGATCGAAAAAAGCGCGCGACTCCTTGTGTTCGCATCCGAAGTAGTAAGAGTCGTCGTCATGGTCTTTGATTGTTAAGCGAATTGCCTTCTTGTTTTCCAATAGAAGAGCGCGCCGAAAAGGATACAAACGATCAACAACCATTCTTCCGGTTCGGGAACGGAACCAGGAGCTTCCAACTTACTTTGACCGAGTGCGGATGAGTTCGCGTTGATTCCAAAACGTTTGTAGTCGTGTTCCGTTTCCAAAACGATCAACGTAGAAACGGGAGAAACCACCATCGCGTCCTTTGCCAAATCCACAAGGTCCGCGTTATCCAAATCACGATCGAAAAAACGTTTTCCCAGTTGTTTCATGATCTTTCTTTGAATCGACATTCGGATCAAAAGATCGGAACCGGGTCGCGGGTCCTCGGCCTTGTTAGATCGTTGTAATGTGAGTTCGGAATAGGGAAGCGCGATTTCGTTTTCGTCGTCCACGGGAACGTTGATACTTTTGTTTTTTAGAATATTATAAAGTTCTTCTTCGTTTTCCGCAACGGAAACCATCTGGTTCAGATCGATCAGGCTCGCCACGTATTCGGAATGTTTTCCGTTTAGAACTGCGATCTTTACGGGTTCCGATCTTTTTGCGGAGGCGAGTTGAATTCCCTCAAAACGATTCGAGTTTCTGAGTTCTCCTAATGGAATCGATTGAGTTTCACCGGCGGTGATCCAAAGAGGATTTTTCCCCGAAACCCTGGAAGTCAAAAGTTCCTCCAAGTGCAAAGGAAAAAGATTGAACGATGGAATTTCACATTCGTCCAGATAACGAATCGCCTTTTCGACGTCCGTCGCCTGAAACCATTCGTTCGTAAGGATCGTAACCGGAATTCCGAAAGAATAAATCTTACGAACCGCGTTCTTCCATTCCGATCTTGAAAGCGCGGAATTTAATGCGACAACGATCCTGTCCGGCTCGAACCGGGACGTATGTTTTTTTAGAGGAGACACGTTATACGTCATACCCGCGGCCGAGATCGTTCCCGAAGGAACCGTGGACGGAAAGGAAAAGGACCAACCTCTAAAACCGCTACTTCCGGTCCATTGACGAACTTGGGAATCGGAAACGATCTTTTCTTTGAGGGAAATCCCGGAGGAATCCAACTCGATCGGAGCCTTTGAAAACAAATCCACGTTCACCGTTTGATCTGCAAAATCGGAAATAGGTCCTTCGAAACGAATTCTTTCGTAGACGAGTTTGTTTTTGTCCGCCTTGAGCGGGGAGACGATACCGATTCTCACCATTCTATAGTTTCCGGGATCGACCGGAAAAATTTTTAGACGAAGTCGATTGCCGTCCAACCATTCCACGTAAGAAGGATCCCTCCGTTCCGTTCCCACGATCGTCCGATACGCGTTATGCGCCTTTGAACGAAATGTAAGTCTTGCCGGTCTTTCTTCGCCGTCGATCCAAAGAGAAAGTTTCGTGCAGATACTTCCCTCGGGAACCGTGATCGTATAGATCGCTTCTTCCGGAGAGGCAAACGCCGAACCGAAACCGATCCAAGGTCGATTCGAGGAAGAATTTTCGTTATAAACGGAGAGGGTGGTTTCCGTATAAGACACTCTAAGTTCCGGATGAATCTGCACGTGTGAATTTATATCCGTCGTAATCAAAGAGTTCCCTCTCCACAATCGTTCCAAATGAGCGTGCGATTTTCCGAAAAGAAGATGTAACATTTTTCCCGCGTCCTCTCCCGAAATTCTTTCGGATCGAGTTCTAAACATAGAAACGAATCCCTGCGACGCGAAATACGCAAGCGGATCGAACTGAGTCTGAGCGGCGAACAAACCGAGTTGAGATCCCCGATCGGGTTGAAGAACCATTTCCGTAACGTGATTCACTCTCAGACGGGAAGCCTTTTGAACCCAATCCGGTAAGTCCGCATCGATTCGGTTGTTTCCTTGGATCGTTTCCGGTTTGGAAAGAATATGTTCCGCGTGGTTCCACTGAACGAAATAATATGCAGAATAACTAATGAATAAAATCGCGGTTCCAAAAATCAAACCCGTTGAAATTTTTTTGAGCTTATCGTCCAGGGAAGAATGGATCTTAAAAATCGCCTGACCGAACGCGGTGATCGCAAACAAAGGACCGTAGGGAAGAAACCCCAAACCCGCCATCCATACCAGAGCCCAACTGAAAATCATCAAAGGCGCCAAAACCAAAGCGAACGACGTGGAAACGAACACTCCCAAAATCAGAATCGGTTGGAAGAAAGGCAACACGATCGAAGGAATTTTATCCATAAAAAAGGATAACGCGAGAATCGAAAACGAAATCCAAAGAACCCAAACCGTTCTTTCCGTAAACGGAGGAAACACTTCGTGGTTGAGAACGTAAGAATTCGTGGAAAAACAAATCGCGGAAATGATCAGAGTGAATATTAGAAAAGGTTTATAGTTCGGAAACAGGGAATAGATCAACAAAGAGAACAAAAATAAGAATAGGATCGCGAGCCCGCCAAAAAAAACGAAAACCATAAACTCGGACGAACCCGCTTGTCTTATGCCGAGTTCCAAGATTGCGTAGGCTACGATGCCCAGCGCGGCGATTGCTCCGATCAAGGAAAGAAACCAAATCCAAGCGGGCGCGACGAATGTGAAAAGATTCACGTTCCTCAAAAAGTAGTTTTGAATCTTGTTTTGTGGGCTCATAGTTCTTTCATTCTTCCTTTGTTGGAGATATCAGGAATGTATCCTAAAAATCCGAGCTCGTCTTCCTCTTGAGTGTTTTCAACAAAGCACTCAGGTGCTTGACCTTCGGAGTTCGTATATAAGAGATACGCCTTGTGTTTGCGAACGAGGTCAGGTTTTCTTGCCTTTATCGAAAAAGAAAAGAATAAAAAGAACGCCGCTTGGAACGAAATCCAAACGGCGCGGAACGATCGACGGGAATCGCCGATCCATGCATTCGTTTTTGTATATCGTTTAAGCGAAAATTATCGGATCACTTTTGCGATTTTGCTTTCGCGAATCAAACGA
Coding sequences within it:
- the xrtN gene encoding exosortase N yields the protein MTTTLTTSDANTRSRALFSIGFLSIVCLIPMIRVGQDLLSARSVFELYPVLFLPLFIRSRTEPETISNFKKTILTFLPGTLFVIFGIAFQRLSLVWIGSFWNIISVIHLGGIRFAWPAPFLIFAIPPITGFGSLFVGYKLRLIVTEIAVQFIQLVDKGSIAVGNQILFHGEWFLVDRVCEGMKMGLASILIGAAFALRSDRSGATVIGFALLPLWFFSNLCRICFLVLFQIPAGTWRHEFIGVILFVCGVVVPLAILSLIFPNRDQKEFNFSNVVLRSPSKILWLILPLLTIGFLFSNRLIPIKTHSWPAQINTFQLDADSTLKDPRIAVYVSGENYLILKRELFAVGTGHDPRICFEAVGFSFTEQGADNGISRGQLKSPSGAKPILLWWFSITEKNTLDEAGLANIENHAPRRSTSDLDWRWKRFLGADVIQWNLYGPNENELYRIAKTISKDPI
- a CDS encoding XrtN system VIT domain-containing protein, yielding MSPQNKIQNYFLRNVNLFTFVAPAWIWFLSLIGAIAALGIVAYAILELGIRQAGSSEFMVFVFFGGLAILFLFLFSLLIYSLFPNYKPFLIFTLIISAICFSTNSYVLNHEVFPPFTERTVWVLWISFSILALSFFMDKIPSIVLPFFQPILILGVFVSTSFALVLAPLMIFSWALVWMAGLGFLPYGPLFAITAFGQAIFKIHSSLDDKLKKISTGLIFGTAILFISYSAYYFVQWNHAEHILSKPETIQGNNRIDADLPDWVQKASRLRVNHVTEMVLQPDRGSQLGLFAAQTQFDPLAYFASQGFVSMFRTRSERISGEDAGKMLHLLFGKSHAHLERLWRGNSLITTDINSHVQIHPELRVSYTETTLSVYNENSSSNRPWIGFGSAFASPEEAIYTITVPEGSICTKLSLWIDGEERPARLTFRSKAHNAYRTIVGTERRDPSYVEWLDGNRLRLKIFPVDPGNYRMVRIGIVSPLKADKNKLVYERIRFEGPISDFADQTVNVDLFSKAPIELDSSGISLKEKIVSDSQVRQWTGSSGFRGWSFSFPSTVPSGTISAAGMTYNVSPLKKHTSRFEPDRIVVALNSALSRSEWKNAVRKIYSFGIPVTILTNEWFQATDVEKAIRYLDECEIPSFNLFPLHLEELLTSRVSGKNPLWITAGETQSIPLGELRNSNRFEGIQLASAKRSEPVKIAVLNGKHSEYVASLIDLNQMVSVAENEEELYNILKNKSINVPVDDENEIALPYSELTLQRSNKAEDPRPGSDLLIRMSIQRKIMKQLGKRFFDRDLDNADLVDLAKDAMVVSPVSTLIVLETEHDYKRFGINANSSALGQSKLEAPGSVPEPEEWLLIVCILFGALFYWKTRRQFA